ACAGTCAGCATATGGTCTAGGAAAACAACAGACGGCATTAAAAATAAGGTACAACTAGAACAAAAAAGAAATTGCAAAATCACATATGACATGGTTTtaacttttttacttaatgtgaCTTTgagtaacaacaacaacaacaaaaaaatgcttaaaaacaCACAGTACAactaaagacaaaaatacacatGAAAATAACAGCAAATAAATACATGGATAAGCATACTGGAATTATATTctaatttcttttattttcagttaAATGGTAAAAAAACCCTCCCTTTTGTggatagaaaatgtgaaaatattttatttcatttattgttGTATTCGAATCACCACATAAATCTCTGTGTATCTGCACTGTCAGGCCATTGGAAGGTTTTATAGATGAATATATAGATCGTAGCTGCATTAACTGCAGTGTAAAGGCCAAACTCGAGCAACAGTCTGAGCAGAGATGGTAGAGGGACATGTGCACGATATAACAGATAAGGAACAATGAAGTATCGAAACTCCAGTAGTTTCTGTGGGACGGTGGCCAGCACCACACACACGCAGAACGCCAGATACCAAAACAAAGACTTGTACCTTAAAGTATCGAAAAAGTTCCAGACCGCAAACACGTATCCAGGAACCAGAAGGAAACGGACGAGGTCATGTCTCTGGAAAATTCTGTTCCATACATAGAACGGAAAATGTCTGTTGTCTGCGAGCAGGTATTTGTGAACCAATGTGAATCTCCAAACCAAAATCAAGAAGACGCTCATAAGTACGAGATAAATCGAGGGTTGCTTGCGTACAGCCTGAAAAAAACGGACTACCTTTTGGTAACTCAGAGAGATAGGAAGAGAAAATACGAGAGTGAATGACAGGAAATAGAAAATCTGTGGAAAGTTTAAGCAAGCTTCGTGACTGCTTCTATCTCCGACCACAATACCATTGTTTAGCACGGTGAATATCGCAAAACCGACAGCTATGATTATATACGGCCAGGTTGACAAGACCACGGCTTTTATGTTGGCAGCCGTTTTGACGAAATCCAGCAGAAAACGCATCACTCTCATTGCCCCACTAATGGTCATGGGGACCTGGGAGGGTGATTTCACATCTCGCTTTTTTGACTGTTCAGTTCGCCAGCTTTCGTCCATTATTTGGACCACCACGGTTCCAGCGCAGAATGCCACCCAGATGATGTTGGTCTGCCGAAAGAGGATGGCACAAATGCCGAGCAGCGCTGCTGCTTTATGGGATCCATACAGTGCCATAAGGTACATGAACAATGTGAAGAACGTAGAGCCGGCATCGGTGTAATACAGGAATGTGAAGAAGTAGAGCACAGGAAATGTTGACAGAATGAATGAAGACAGCATTCTGCGGACTGCTGAGCGGGACTAGAGAAAGAAAGGATATTGAAATCAGAAGAACATGACTCTTCATGCTACGTtaaaaagattttaataaagtattagtaattgttaaaattacatcaacaaaggttaataagtgcagttcattattagttcatgttaactaatgtagttaactaatgttaactcatgaaccttattgtaaagtgttaccataaaaAGAATgcataaagtatatattttttaacataaaattatatatatttaaaaaattaggtttgtgttacacttttagtggttttaccaaaaATGGCCACTAGCTGTCaatggtttgctgcatactcttgtcacaaattaataaattactgtcgctgcattattattaatgcaTTGAATGAAAACAACATTCTTAGACCTATTCAGGGATATATAGTTTTTCCGTGATAGATTAccatttacatgcaaaatattgaagtaaattTGGGTGCCCTGCTCATGGAACAGAGCCAGTTGGGGGGTTAAAAGCTATAGAGTGCTCCAAGTTGTACCATATTTGAATACATTTTATGGTCAAAGTCAAACGACTGCTGGCTAAGTGTTAGAAATATGATCATGGTCACAAATTATTACCATCAAAAAGCCATAtctcaaataatatcaaaatTAATTTCTAGATTGATCGATGtcattgttatattattttagTGTGTGTTTTTAATATCAGTAGCGGAGAGCGGGGGCAAAAGTAAcgcgggacgaaagtaacaaagcaaATTTCTCTGAGCtctgataacatttgcatcccaaactatgacagcatctttaggcATTTAGCAATTTAGTAATGTGTACtctcaacaatttaagtttgtactgttggttgcttttgaaatatttgataaaactgaaatttaaaaagaaaatgtttttttttttacaaagataaattacaaagtaTGTTTGCAGGTACATATAAACAAGGTCATggtcatgtatatttaataaaaacaagtctaacacaaaaatgtttcttgttttgttgtgttagttttgacccacctgtgtgttactttcgtctcTGCAGGTGGGGTCAAATGTAGCAATTCACTActtatgtttaaagtgaaattataacTGAAGTaagttgttttacatttttacaaaaatccacctggtattgatagaccaaacttgtgagttattgaccaaagcaaaaatatatctgtctaaaacattatattttaaataaaatggtaCTTTCGCCCCCGCTCTCCCATACACCCGATTCCTAGTAGCTAAAACTGAAAAATGAGTTGTAATCAGACACCTTATCTTTGGGGTGCAGTCTGCTGATGATCAGATAGATGATATACAGATTCCCACTGTTGAATAGCAGATTGATAAATCTCAGCATGGCAGTGGAGCAGACCGCCTTGCCCTTCAGATCAAACAGCCACGCCGCAGGTTTGATCAGCCCCACCGATGCCAGATATAACCCAGGGAGAGTGGTAATCATTGGATCCCACTGTTGAAACATCAGACACATGAATAatcaaatacacaaacactGACAAACACAATCCGTCATTACCAGCGTACCTCATTAAACTTTCCTTCACAGTACTTCTGGGCTTGAGGGACATGAAATATCTCATCCATGTAAGGATCTCTCTGTTCCCGTGTGATTTTGGAGAacaaaatgcatgataaaaggAAGTTAATGCTGCACAGAGATGTGAAGATATAAAGCTCAAACCTCTCCATACTAATTCTAACACAGAGAAAACGCTTTGATATTTAAACACTTATGTAAGTGAACTACGAAGGGATAATGAGATCTCGCAATGCAATCATTCCTCAGCTCATTAACCATAGAGAAAAAGTATTCACAAAATCGTAAACATCGCATAAATGCTCATTTTTGACAGCTTGCAGGTTCGTCACATAAAGAGTCCGTGTGGAAACCTTGAACGGTGAGAAAATAATTCCGTATCGATGTTATCAAGTATTTACTTAGTAGgttttttaaagtataaaacGCTTTATGAAAACATATTATCTAAACAATTATATTGctcatgatttaaaaaataaataagtagaAAAGATGCACTGTGCGACAAACAATTGTGTCCCCTTGGGCACATTTCATTTGACCAATTCAAAACTACTTCCGAGCAAGTTTGCTACGCCCGTTTcacaaaattttatattttattcttcttctgtAGTAATggtattacattttaaagtttaatgttttgttatttaaactgtgtacttaaatatatacaaaactatttaatattttattaaaacgtCATAACATTCGCAGCAGCATAAGGtgtcacattatttttattcCGCCTTTGAGCGGAACGTGCTCTGCCTCTGCGTGTGTTTCATACTGAAAATAGTGAAATAACAATGCACCGTACACAGGATTTAGAGCTATTCCCTGAATACACAGTAACTCAGTTACTTTTCAAAGATGTGAAGAATGCGACAGAGTTGAGAAAAATGGCCGTGAATGGCGAAATTAAAGGCGCTTTGATCAACCCATCAATGGTGAGAAAACAGCACATCTTACGTTTTCATAATCGTTTATGGTAATCGGATAGGTAACGCTAAAATACCATTGCTTCTTTTGATCAGTATTAGAAGTCATGTACATTTTACAATGAGGAACTAAAGTAATCATTTAGTACTGTTCTGTACATTCCTGCACTATGGTACAAGTCATTGAGAGATATAACAGAGTGTACTACAGCTTCAATAACTTTATCTGAGAGATCATTTTATCTTATTAACTTTTTTCTCTTTGTAAAGGTTGTGGATGCATTCCAGGTCCTGGTTGCTGCCAATAAAGCGGTTCACCTGCATACAATTGGGAAAATGAAGACCAGAAGTCTTTACTCTGAAATCATTTTTAATCTTTCACCCACAAACAATGTGAGCGATATCCAGTACaggaatatatttgtatatgAATACCATTCATAGCGTGCCTTGTTTAACATAATGCTTTCTTGACGTATTAATAGATATCTGAAGCTTTCAAAAGGTTTGGGATTTCAGACAGTGATAGTGCAGTTTATTTTGTGTTAGTACACAATAAAGAAGAAACACTCAACATTGATGACATCATCTCAAAGGTGGATGGACAGCAGATTGATATCGATCAAGTGTCTGATATGACCGATGCTGCTCAAATTAAAAAGGTTTGTTTTCTTAAACAGTGATGACGGGAAGTAGTTTTGCATGTATTTGACaaatacagtttttatttttgttacagCTTTACAAAGTTGCACCGCAGGAGGAGAAGTGTGGGAGTCTTTTGGATGCTGTTGTGTGCAGGATGGCCACAAAGGATGTTGCATAGATGTTGATctataaaaaaatctgtgtttTTGACTCATACTGAGTCTCCTGTGTTAATATGTCAATGgcctttttaaataaatctgaTTCACATATTGCAAAAGACTGGACGAATGTGTTgaaagttttttaaatatttaaaagacttCTGAATAAGTTTGCTATTATTTAAAGTTCATGGGGTGCTTTCACAGATAGGGATTACCTTAAGCCATTTTCAAAAGCATAATTTAAAgtaaacattactggtgtgcatcttgagacacacagcactgatttattttaagattatGTCAGAGCAAGTGTTTTCGATCAAGACAACACTAACATTTaagttagtctgggactaggcttaagccctgtctgggaaaatgccctattaatattaataaatcatATTCTTTTTTTACTTGCCCTATGGTCCTGATTTATCCCTGGTCACAAGGAAATCACAGgtacatttaataaattgtcAAAACTCAAATAGGATAAGGGACTGAGCAACTCTGTATCTTTGGATACAGCAGTTCCTTTAAATTCATTTTCCAGGCCTGCTGTTTGTTGATTTATGTCTTTAAGATTGAAAGCACCACTAATGTGTTACTCAATGCAAGCATTGGAAAAATCTAGATGACCACCAACTATTTCATGACTTTATTTAGTGTTTTCATATGAAACAGGTCAT
The Paramisgurnus dabryanus chromosome 1, PD_genome_1.1, whole genome shotgun sequence genome window above contains:
- the alg10 gene encoding dol-P-Glc:Glc(2)Man(9)GlcNAc(2)-PP-Dol alpha-1,2-glucosyltransferase, whose protein sequence is MERFELYIFTSLCSINFLLSCILFSKITREQRDPYMDEIFHVPQAQKYCEGKFNEWDPMITTLPGLYLASVGLIKPAAWLFDLKGKAVCSTAMLRFINLLFNSGNLYIIYLIISRLHPKDKSRSAVRRMLSSFILSTFPVLYFFTFLYYTDAGSTFFTLFMYLMALYGSHKAAALLGICAILFRQTNIIWVAFCAGTVVVQIMDESWRTEQSKKRDVKSPSQVPMTISGAMRVMRFLLDFVKTAANIKAVVLSTWPYIIIAVGFAIFTVLNNGIVVGDRSSHEACLNFPQIFYFLSFTLVFSLPISLSYQKVVRFFQAVRKQPSIYLVLMSVFLILVWRFTLVHKYLLADNRHFPFYVWNRIFQRHDLVRFLLVPGYVFAVWNFFDTLRYKSLFWYLAFCVCVVLATVPQKLLEFRYFIVPYLLYRAHVPLPSLLRLLLEFGLYTAVNAATIYIFIYKTFQWPDSADTQRFMW
- the tprkb gene encoding EKC/KEOPS complex subunit TPRKB; translation: MHRTQDLELFPEYTVTQLLFKDVKNATELRKMAVNGEIKGALINPSMVVDAFQVLVAANKAVHLHTIGKMKTRSLYSEIIFNLSPTNNISEAFKRFGISDSDSAVYFVLVHNKEETLNIDDIISKVDGQQIDIDQVSDMTDAAQIKKLYKVAPQEEKCGSLLDAVVCRMATKDVA